The segment GTCACGACGGAGGGCCAAGACACCGACAGCGGCCCCGTCGATATGTCCGACGTGGACGACGCCGAGATCGGGCCGACGACGGCGGTCCACTGCCCGGAGTGCGGCCACGACAGAGCGCGCTACGAGATGAAGCAGATCCGCGCCGCCGACGAGTCCGAAACCCGGTTTTTCACCTGCGTGGAGTGCGGCAAGAAGTGGCGCGAGGACGACCACTAGCGGCCCGGCGACGTTCGATCTGAGCGC is part of the Natronomonas salsuginis genome and harbors:
- a CDS encoding transcription factor S; translated protein: MEFCDECGSMMHSQDGFWVCGSCGFEKERDADSEAGMVTTEGQDTDSGPVDMSDVDDAEIGPTTAVHCPECGHDRARYEMKQIRAADESETRFFTCVECGKKWREDDH